One genomic window of Punica granatum isolate Tunisia-2019 chromosome 1, ASM765513v2, whole genome shotgun sequence includes the following:
- the LOC116188527 gene encoding serine/threonine protein phosphatase 2A 55 kDa regulatory subunit B beta isoform-like isoform X4, with product MNGGAGDAASTAAVPEPLEWKFAQVFGEPAAGEEVQEVDIISAIEFDKTGNYLATGDRGGRVVLFERTDNRDNGPRRRDLERMDYSISKHPEFRYKTEFQSHEPEFDYLKSLEIEEKINKIRWCQTVNGALFLLSTNDKTIKLWKVQEKKLKKVCNMNIDPSNTMGNGTVTSHETSLQARCRRIYGHAHDYHINSISNNSDGETFISADDLRINLWNLEISSQSFNIVDVKPTNMEDLTEVITSAEFHPNHCNMLAYSSSKGSIRLVDLRQSALCDNHSKLFEVQEASGSRSFFTEIIASISDVKFAKDGRHILSRDYMTLKLWDINMDSGPVATFQVHEYLRPKLCDLYENDSIFDKFECCLSGDGLRVATGSYSNVFRVFGCSEGSTEAATLEATRNPMRRQAPTPSKPSRSLGLTRVVKRGTDNSGADTNGNSLDFTTKLLHMACHPTENSLAIAASNSLYMYYA from the exons ATGAACGGAGGTGCCGGGGACGCCGCGTCAACGGCTGCGGTGCCGGAGCCGCTCGAGTGGAAATTCGCTCAGGTTTTCGGCGAGCCGGCTGCCGGCGAGGAGGTCCAGGAAG TTGATATAATTTCAGCTATTGAATTTGACAAAACTGGCAACTACCTTGCTACTGGAGATCGTGGGGGTCGAGTTGTTTTATTTGAAAGGACAGACAATAGGGAT AATGGGCCACGTAGGAGAGATCTTGAGAGGATGGACTATTCAATAAGCAAGCATCCAGAGTTCCGTTATAAAACAGAGTTTCAAAGCCATGAGCCAGAG TTTGATTACTTAAAGAGCTTGGAAATTGAGGAGAAAATCAACAAAATTAGATGGTGCCAGACAGTAAATGGTGCGCTGTTTCTTCTCTCCACAAATGACAAGACCATCAAATTGTGGAAG GTTCAAgagaagaaattaaagaaagtATGCAACATGAATATTGACCCTTCAAACACTATGGGAAATGGCACA GTGACAAGCCATGAGACGAGCCTTCAGGCCAGATGTCGAAGGATCTATGGTCATGCACATGACTATCATATCAATTCTATATCAAATAACAG TGATGGGGAGACATTTATATCAGCTGATGATCTGCGAATCAATCTTTGGAATTTGGAAATTAGCAGTCAAAGCTTTAATATTGTTGATGTGAAGCCTACTAACATGGAGGATCTTACTG AGGTGATAACTTCAGCAGAGTTCCATCCAAATCACTGTAACATGCTGGCATATAGTAGCTCAAAAGGCTCAATCCGCCTCGTGGATTTGCGACAGTCAGCTCTATGTGATAATCATAGCAAATT GTTTGAGGTACAGGAAGCTTCTGGATCAAGATCCTTCTTTACCGAGATAATAGCTTCTATTTCAGACGTCAAATTTGCTAAAGATGGGAGACATATTCTTAGTCGTGATTACATGACTCTCAAG CTCTGGGACATCAATATGGATTCTGGTCCAGTTGCAACCTTCCAGGTGCATGAATATCTGAGACCAAAG CTTTGCGATTTGTATGAGAACGACTCTATCTTCGACAAATTCGAATGCTGTTTAAGTGGAGATGGGCTTCGAGTGGCCACTGGTTCCTACAG CAATGTCTTTCGTGTATTTGGTTGCTCCGAAGGGAGCACAGAAGCTGCAACACTCGAAGCTACCAGAAACCCAATGAG GAGACAAGCACCCACCCCTTCCAAGCCTTCTAGATCTCTCGGTTTAACTCGTGTTGTCAAAAGAG GAACAGATAACTCAGGAGCTGATACAAATGGGAATTCTCTTGATTTCACCACAAAGCTGCTCCACATGGCCTGTCATCCAACAGAGAACTCACTCGCTATTGCTGCTTCAAATAGTCTCTACATGTACTATGCGTAG
- the LOC116188527 gene encoding serine/threonine protein phosphatase 2A 55 kDa regulatory subunit B beta isoform-like isoform X2 codes for MNGGAGDAASTAAVPEPLEWKFAQVFGEPAAGEEVQEVDIISAIEFDKTGNYLATGDRGGRVVLFERTDNRDNGPRRRDLERMDYSISKHPEFRYKTEFQSHEPEFDYLKSLEIEEKINKIRWCQTVNGALFLLSTNDKTIKLWKVQEKKLKKVCNMNIDPSNTMGNGTVGSTSIPISSKPCFENGGCDAKHFGCSINDFQFPSEGFSSLHLPAVTSHETSLQARCRRIYGHAHDYHINSISNNSDGETFISADDLRINLWNLEISSQSFNIVDVKPTNMEDLTEVITSAEFHPNHCNMLAYSSSKGSIRLVDLRQSALCDNHSKLFEVQEASGSRSFFTEIIASISDVKFAKDGRHILSRDYMTLKLWDINMDSGPVATFQVHEYLRPKLCDLYENDSIFDKFECCLSGDGLRVATGSYSNVFRVFGCSEGSTEAATLEATRNPMRRQAPTPSKPSRSLGLTRVVKRGTDNSGADTNGNSLDFTTKLLHMACHPTENSLAIAASNSLYMYYA; via the exons ATGAACGGAGGTGCCGGGGACGCCGCGTCAACGGCTGCGGTGCCGGAGCCGCTCGAGTGGAAATTCGCTCAGGTTTTCGGCGAGCCGGCTGCCGGCGAGGAGGTCCAGGAAG TTGATATAATTTCAGCTATTGAATTTGACAAAACTGGCAACTACCTTGCTACTGGAGATCGTGGGGGTCGAGTTGTTTTATTTGAAAGGACAGACAATAGGGAT AATGGGCCACGTAGGAGAGATCTTGAGAGGATGGACTATTCAATAAGCAAGCATCCAGAGTTCCGTTATAAAACAGAGTTTCAAAGCCATGAGCCAGAG TTTGATTACTTAAAGAGCTTGGAAATTGAGGAGAAAATCAACAAAATTAGATGGTGCCAGACAGTAAATGGTGCGCTGTTTCTTCTCTCCACAAATGACAAGACCATCAAATTGTGGAAG GTTCAAgagaagaaattaaagaaagtATGCAACATGAATATTGACCCTTCAAACACTATGGGAAATGGCACAGTGGGTTCCACTAGCATTCCAATTTCATCTAAACCTTGTTTTGAAAATGGAGGATGTGATGCGAAGCACTTTGGTTGTTCGATAAATGACTTTCAGTTTCCATCTGAGGGTTTTTCTTCGCTACATTTGCCTGCG GTGACAAGCCATGAGACGAGCCTTCAGGCCAGATGTCGAAGGATCTATGGTCATGCACATGACTATCATATCAATTCTATATCAAATAACAG TGATGGGGAGACATTTATATCAGCTGATGATCTGCGAATCAATCTTTGGAATTTGGAAATTAGCAGTCAAAGCTTTAATATTGTTGATGTGAAGCCTACTAACATGGAGGATCTTACTG AGGTGATAACTTCAGCAGAGTTCCATCCAAATCACTGTAACATGCTGGCATATAGTAGCTCAAAAGGCTCAATCCGCCTCGTGGATTTGCGACAGTCAGCTCTATGTGATAATCATAGCAAATT GTTTGAGGTACAGGAAGCTTCTGGATCAAGATCCTTCTTTACCGAGATAATAGCTTCTATTTCAGACGTCAAATTTGCTAAAGATGGGAGACATATTCTTAGTCGTGATTACATGACTCTCAAG CTCTGGGACATCAATATGGATTCTGGTCCAGTTGCAACCTTCCAGGTGCATGAATATCTGAGACCAAAG CTTTGCGATTTGTATGAGAACGACTCTATCTTCGACAAATTCGAATGCTGTTTAAGTGGAGATGGGCTTCGAGTGGCCACTGGTTCCTACAG CAATGTCTTTCGTGTATTTGGTTGCTCCGAAGGGAGCACAGAAGCTGCAACACTCGAAGCTACCAGAAACCCAATGAG GAGACAAGCACCCACCCCTTCCAAGCCTTCTAGATCTCTCGGTTTAACTCGTGTTGTCAAAAGAG GAACAGATAACTCAGGAGCTGATACAAATGGGAATTCTCTTGATTTCACCACAAAGCTGCTCCACATGGCCTGTCATCCAACAGAGAACTCACTCGCTATTGCTGCTTCAAATAGTCTCTACATGTACTATGCGTAG
- the LOC116188527 gene encoding serine/threonine protein phosphatase 2A 55 kDa regulatory subunit B beta isoform-like isoform X3 — MNGGAGDAASTAAVPEPLEWKFAQVFGEPAAGEEVQEVDIISAIEFDKTGNYLATGDRGGRVVLFERTDNRDNGPRRRDLERMDYSISKHPEFRYKTEFQSHEPEFDYLKSLEIEEKINKIRWCQTVNGALFLLSTNDKTIKLWKVQEKKLKKVCNMNIDPSNTMGNGTVGSTSIPISSKPCFENGGCDAKHFGCSINDFQFPSEGFSSLHLPAVVTSHETSLQARCRRIYGHAHDYHINSISNNSDGETFISADDLRINLWNLEISSQSFNIVDVKPTNMEDLTEVITSAEFHPNHCNMLAYSSSKGSIRLVDLRQSALCDNHSKLFEVQEASGSRSFFTEIIASISDVKFAKDGRHILSRDYMTLKLWDINMDSGPVATFQVHEYLRPKLCDLYENDSIFDKFECCLSGDGLRVATGSYSNVFRVFGCSEGSTEAATLEATRNPMRRQAPTPSKPSRSLGLTRVVKRDNSGADTNGNSLDFTTKLLHMACHPTENSLAIAASNSLYMYYA; from the exons ATGAACGGAGGTGCCGGGGACGCCGCGTCAACGGCTGCGGTGCCGGAGCCGCTCGAGTGGAAATTCGCTCAGGTTTTCGGCGAGCCGGCTGCCGGCGAGGAGGTCCAGGAAG TTGATATAATTTCAGCTATTGAATTTGACAAAACTGGCAACTACCTTGCTACTGGAGATCGTGGGGGTCGAGTTGTTTTATTTGAAAGGACAGACAATAGGGAT AATGGGCCACGTAGGAGAGATCTTGAGAGGATGGACTATTCAATAAGCAAGCATCCAGAGTTCCGTTATAAAACAGAGTTTCAAAGCCATGAGCCAGAG TTTGATTACTTAAAGAGCTTGGAAATTGAGGAGAAAATCAACAAAATTAGATGGTGCCAGACAGTAAATGGTGCGCTGTTTCTTCTCTCCACAAATGACAAGACCATCAAATTGTGGAAG GTTCAAgagaagaaattaaagaaagtATGCAACATGAATATTGACCCTTCAAACACTATGGGAAATGGCACAGTGGGTTCCACTAGCATTCCAATTTCATCTAAACCTTGTTTTGAAAATGGAGGATGTGATGCGAAGCACTTTGGTTGTTCGATAAATGACTTTCAGTTTCCATCTGAGGGTTTTTCTTCGCTACATTTGCCTGCGGTA GTGACAAGCCATGAGACGAGCCTTCAGGCCAGATGTCGAAGGATCTATGGTCATGCACATGACTATCATATCAATTCTATATCAAATAACAG TGATGGGGAGACATTTATATCAGCTGATGATCTGCGAATCAATCTTTGGAATTTGGAAATTAGCAGTCAAAGCTTTAATATTGTTGATGTGAAGCCTACTAACATGGAGGATCTTACTG AGGTGATAACTTCAGCAGAGTTCCATCCAAATCACTGTAACATGCTGGCATATAGTAGCTCAAAAGGCTCAATCCGCCTCGTGGATTTGCGACAGTCAGCTCTATGTGATAATCATAGCAAATT GTTTGAGGTACAGGAAGCTTCTGGATCAAGATCCTTCTTTACCGAGATAATAGCTTCTATTTCAGACGTCAAATTTGCTAAAGATGGGAGACATATTCTTAGTCGTGATTACATGACTCTCAAG CTCTGGGACATCAATATGGATTCTGGTCCAGTTGCAACCTTCCAGGTGCATGAATATCTGAGACCAAAG CTTTGCGATTTGTATGAGAACGACTCTATCTTCGACAAATTCGAATGCTGTTTAAGTGGAGATGGGCTTCGAGTGGCCACTGGTTCCTACAG CAATGTCTTTCGTGTATTTGGTTGCTCCGAAGGGAGCACAGAAGCTGCAACACTCGAAGCTACCAGAAACCCAATGAG GAGACAAGCACCCACCCCTTCCAAGCCTTCTAGATCTCTCGGTTTAACTCGTGTTGTCAAAAGAG ATAACTCAGGAGCTGATACAAATGGGAATTCTCTTGATTTCACCACAAAGCTGCTCCACATGGCCTGTCATCCAACAGAGAACTCACTCGCTATTGCTGCTTCAAATAGTCTCTACATGTACTATGCGTAG
- the LOC116188527 gene encoding serine/threonine protein phosphatase 2A 55 kDa regulatory subunit B beta isoform-like isoform X1 — translation MNGGAGDAASTAAVPEPLEWKFAQVFGEPAAGEEVQEVDIISAIEFDKTGNYLATGDRGGRVVLFERTDNRDNGPRRRDLERMDYSISKHPEFRYKTEFQSHEPEFDYLKSLEIEEKINKIRWCQTVNGALFLLSTNDKTIKLWKVQEKKLKKVCNMNIDPSNTMGNGTVGSTSIPISSKPCFENGGCDAKHFGCSINDFQFPSEGFSSLHLPAVVTSHETSLQARCRRIYGHAHDYHINSISNNSDGETFISADDLRINLWNLEISSQSFNIVDVKPTNMEDLTEVITSAEFHPNHCNMLAYSSSKGSIRLVDLRQSALCDNHSKLFEVQEASGSRSFFTEIIASISDVKFAKDGRHILSRDYMTLKLWDINMDSGPVATFQVHEYLRPKLCDLYENDSIFDKFECCLSGDGLRVATGSYSNVFRVFGCSEGSTEAATLEATRNPMRRQAPTPSKPSRSLGLTRVVKRGTDNSGADTNGNSLDFTTKLLHMACHPTENSLAIAASNSLYMYYA, via the exons ATGAACGGAGGTGCCGGGGACGCCGCGTCAACGGCTGCGGTGCCGGAGCCGCTCGAGTGGAAATTCGCTCAGGTTTTCGGCGAGCCGGCTGCCGGCGAGGAGGTCCAGGAAG TTGATATAATTTCAGCTATTGAATTTGACAAAACTGGCAACTACCTTGCTACTGGAGATCGTGGGGGTCGAGTTGTTTTATTTGAAAGGACAGACAATAGGGAT AATGGGCCACGTAGGAGAGATCTTGAGAGGATGGACTATTCAATAAGCAAGCATCCAGAGTTCCGTTATAAAACAGAGTTTCAAAGCCATGAGCCAGAG TTTGATTACTTAAAGAGCTTGGAAATTGAGGAGAAAATCAACAAAATTAGATGGTGCCAGACAGTAAATGGTGCGCTGTTTCTTCTCTCCACAAATGACAAGACCATCAAATTGTGGAAG GTTCAAgagaagaaattaaagaaagtATGCAACATGAATATTGACCCTTCAAACACTATGGGAAATGGCACAGTGGGTTCCACTAGCATTCCAATTTCATCTAAACCTTGTTTTGAAAATGGAGGATGTGATGCGAAGCACTTTGGTTGTTCGATAAATGACTTTCAGTTTCCATCTGAGGGTTTTTCTTCGCTACATTTGCCTGCGGTA GTGACAAGCCATGAGACGAGCCTTCAGGCCAGATGTCGAAGGATCTATGGTCATGCACATGACTATCATATCAATTCTATATCAAATAACAG TGATGGGGAGACATTTATATCAGCTGATGATCTGCGAATCAATCTTTGGAATTTGGAAATTAGCAGTCAAAGCTTTAATATTGTTGATGTGAAGCCTACTAACATGGAGGATCTTACTG AGGTGATAACTTCAGCAGAGTTCCATCCAAATCACTGTAACATGCTGGCATATAGTAGCTCAAAAGGCTCAATCCGCCTCGTGGATTTGCGACAGTCAGCTCTATGTGATAATCATAGCAAATT GTTTGAGGTACAGGAAGCTTCTGGATCAAGATCCTTCTTTACCGAGATAATAGCTTCTATTTCAGACGTCAAATTTGCTAAAGATGGGAGACATATTCTTAGTCGTGATTACATGACTCTCAAG CTCTGGGACATCAATATGGATTCTGGTCCAGTTGCAACCTTCCAGGTGCATGAATATCTGAGACCAAAG CTTTGCGATTTGTATGAGAACGACTCTATCTTCGACAAATTCGAATGCTGTTTAAGTGGAGATGGGCTTCGAGTGGCCACTGGTTCCTACAG CAATGTCTTTCGTGTATTTGGTTGCTCCGAAGGGAGCACAGAAGCTGCAACACTCGAAGCTACCAGAAACCCAATGAG GAGACAAGCACCCACCCCTTCCAAGCCTTCTAGATCTCTCGGTTTAACTCGTGTTGTCAAAAGAG GAACAGATAACTCAGGAGCTGATACAAATGGGAATTCTCTTGATTTCACCACAAAGCTGCTCCACATGGCCTGTCATCCAACAGAGAACTCACTCGCTATTGCTGCTTCAAATAGTCTCTACATGTACTATGCGTAG